A single window of Xylocopa sonorina isolate GNS202 chromosome 5, iyXylSono1_principal, whole genome shotgun sequence DNA harbors:
- the Sidl gene encoding SIDL trafficking protein particle complex subunit 10 isoform X2, which translates to MNCNGESSLGGERRLNNFMDIKPIITYAGDDKLFSTLENSLVQAIPADMAEWRRSFSRPVKQVKLGATFVPFTKDILPTEEDWHLIKQPIFHIYWTECSDIDTYKASVREDIDRWLKTLGEYHIHEWMIVIVETYDIKKTNKLLPRTTVLDKIRSDFAARNGDRCCAVINPIKSEMRSAESWRSLIVRIRYLMLVAYDKRLCHFEDVIREQRESRNHPTWNFCHYFLLQEELAFVLQMLGLYDEALVQYDELDALFTQFVLNSNLGDTPIWLNLFQTPLNNWGGVNLSNGTNHHLRHLLAECKASLLDLRSYLFSRQCAMLLALNKPWEVAQRCLSFVHNTLSELRILEVQRPEGSIECWSFLCALEVLQACQLSSHNIDNNQQLDLCSLHTASLWALARDKLGNLGKLCGLMPGSEPSSEQLHTVVYLIAGMGDSEPQIEGKLTPTDKLKEALSSKEAFKKQYLEHAELAMGTYKHVGRIRSARLIGKELAQFYSELGENQKAVAFLSDALKTYSSEGWNHLAAQTQLELAQCYKRMDDVEKYTKVCASIASLDVLHITVRNTYFEEMFGYMKMISSPEPLLIELGCAFVILSMEVKVMDKVVQDCVVNIEICMQSLFPREVKCTKASISVEEIQKPLLSNKKKGSKLPPEPSIPLLSKCTLEDMKPFDPSLLQLQVHSYLDYKEDKSLGSASVVHRNTKPVVRRSDSTKHRKPSVNAKGDFSKALSCNEFIVKPGTNTFTLTRRVDQPGFYKVGQLSLVIEEKLEFLSAFLNPRLCYEVAKTQPTISLKCGRDLLAGLIQNVDLIIMSGSIKITKEMKLKLRTSRGLVIQMDNSTGAMSKELEIPLPLCEPFQTIRLKFKVLAELPPKKDALSMEHKLNVQCPWGSEESILLHFGPPLMSNMKLHTAKQRKFLQIIVTGLTSQLLQLIEPELMTVTSIDVNFKSLNPIAGQRLVIGNGINVSFMWELEIGKDEKSLMPIKTDFRVKYIPISDTEEFNDLHTNDDPLQIHTLQRMEEASSLYRCYFDITDYVCLQKLNQLEMEVNFVVLVACAIFISQ; encoded by the exons atgaattgcaatGGGGAGTCGTCTTTGGGTGGTGAACGTAGATTGAATAACTTTATGGATATCAAACCAATTATTACGT ATGCAGGAGATGACAAATTATTTTCTACATTGGAGAACAGTTTGGTTCAAGCCATACCTGCTGATATGGCGGAATGGCGTAGATCATTTAGCAGACCAGTTAAGCAAGTCAAACTTGGGGCAACTTTTGTGCCCTTCACAAAGGATATTTTGCCAACTGAGGAAGATTGGCATTTGATAAAACAACCaatattccatatctattggaCTGAATGTTCT GACATAGATACTTACAAAGCAAGTGTCAGGGAGGATATAGATAGGTGGTTAAAAACATTAGGAGAATATCACATTCATGAGTGGATGATTGTTATAGTAGAAACTTATGATATAAAAAAGACTAATAAGTTATTACCTAGAACAACGGTTCTAGATAAAATTCGCAGTGATTTTGCTGCCAGAAATGGTGATAG ATGTTGTGCTGTAATAAATCCAATAAAATCAGAGATGCGTTCAGCTGAATCATGGAGAAGTTTAATTGTTCGCATTCGTTATTTAATGCTTGTTGCATATGATAAAAGACTATGTCACTTTGAAGATGTTATTAGGGAACAAAGAGAAAGTAGAAATCATCCAACTTGGAATTTTTGTCACTACTTTTTATTACAG GAAGAACTTGCATTTGTTCTGCAAATGTTAGGATTGTACGATGAAGCATTAGTGCAATATGATGAATTAGATGCTCTTTTTACACAATTTGTGCTTAATTCAAACTTAGGAG ATACACCAATTTGGTTAAATCTATTTCAAACTCCTTTGAATAATTGGGGTGGTGTTAATTTAAGCAATGGTACAAATCATCATTTAAGACATCTTTTGGCTGAATGTAAAGCATCATTATTAGATCTTAGAAGTTATTTATTCAGTAGACAGTGTGCCATGTTACTAGCGCTTAACAAACCGTGGGAG GTTGCGCAAAGGTGCTTATCATTTGTTCATAACACATTAAGCGAACTACGTATATTAGAAGTTCAACGACCTGAAGGATCCATTGAATGTTGGTCTTTTCTTTGTGCATTAGAGGTATTGCAAGCCTGTCAATTATCATCCCATAATATTGATAATAATCAACAACTAGACCTCTGCTCTTTACATACAGCCAGTCTATGGGCTCTTGCTAGGGATAAA CTGGGAAATTTAGGGAAATTATGTGGTTTAATGCCTGGAAGTGAACCTTCTAGTGAACAACTGCATACAGTTGTTTATCTTATTGCTGGTATGGGCGATTCTGAGCCTCAGATAGAAGGAAAATTAACACCTACCGATAAATTGAAAGAGGCGCTTTCGTCAAAAGAGGCATTTAAGAAACAATATCTTGAACATGCAGAATTAGCTATGGGTACTTATAAGCATGTAGGTCGGATTCGATCAGCCAGACTAATAGGGAAAGAACTAGCACAATTTTATAGCGAACTTGGCGAGAACCAAAAAGCAGTGGCATTTTTGTCAGATGCTTTGAAAACTTACAGTAGTGAAGGTTGGAATCACTTAGCAGCACAAACTCAACTTGAATTGGCGCAATGTTATAAAAGAATGGATGATGTTGAGAAATACACGAAAGTCTGTGCCTCTATTGCTAGTTTAGATGTACTGCACATCACTGTCCGTAATACATACTTTGAAGAAATGTTTGGGTACATGAAAATGATCTCATCACCAGAACCATTACTCATTGAACTTGGATGTGCTTTTGTGATACTCAGTATGGAAGTTAAAGTGATGGATAAAGTAGTGCAAGATTGCGTTGTCAATATTGAGATATGTATGCAAAGTTTATTTCCTAGAGAAGTGAAATGTACTAAAGCTTCTATATCTGTTGAAGAAATTCAAAAACCCCTATTATCTAATAAGAAAAAGGGTTCAAAACTACCACCTGAACCATCAATTCCTTTATTATCAAAATGTACTTTAGAAGATATGAAACCGTTTGATCCAAGTTTACTTCAATTACAAGTACATTCGTATTTAGATTATAAAGAAGACAAAAGTCTTGGATCTGCTAGTGTGGTGCATAGAAATACTAAACCTGTCGTAAGACGTTCTGAcagtacaaaacatagaaaaccATCTGTTAATGCAAAAGGTGATTTTAGTAAAGCATTATCATGTAACGAATTTATTGTAAAACCAGGTACAAATACATTCACGTTAACCAGACGCGTCGATCAACCTGGTTTCTATAAAGTCGGCCAACTGTCGTTGGTTATTGAGGAAAAATTAGAATTTTTATCGGCCTTTTTAAATCCTCGATTATGCTACGAAGTAGCTAAAACCCAACCTACGATTTCGTTAAAATGTGGTAGAGATTTATTGGCAGGCCTTATTCAAAACGTCGATTTGATTATTATGAGTGGGAGTATAAAAATAACAAAAGAAATGAAACTTAAATTACGTACATCTAGAGGATTAGTAATACAAATGGATAATTCAACAGGAGCAATGTCTAAAGAATTAGAAATACCACTGCCACTTTGTGAACCATTTCAAACAATACGATTAAAATTTAAAGTTTTAGCCGAATTACCACCAAAGAAAGATGCATTATCAATGGAACACAAG TTGAATGTTCAATGTCCATGGGGTTCAGAAGAAAGCATACTTTTGCATTTTGGCCCACCACTTATGTCCAATATGAAACTTCACACAGCAAAACAAAGAAAATTTCTTCAAATAATTGTGACAGGATTAACAAGTCAACTTCTACAACTAATTGAACCAGAATTAATGACAGTAACATCAATAGATGTTAATTTTAAAAGTTTAAATCCTATTGCCGGCCAGAGGCTAGTAATAGGTAATGgaataaatgtatcatttatgtgGGAACTTGAAATTGGTAAAGATGAGAAGTCTCTGATGCCAATAAAGACTGATTTTCGTGTAAAATACATACCAATCAGTGATACTGAAGAATTTAACGATTTGCATACCAACGATGACCCACTACAAATACACACATTACAAAGAATGGAAGAAGCATCTAGTCTTTATAGATGTTATTTTGACATTACAGATTATGTG TGTCTTCAAAAGTTGAACCAGCTGGAAATGGAGGTGAATTTTGTCGTGCTGGTAGCATGTGCCATCTTTATCTCACAGTAA
- the Dp gene encoding transcription factor Dp yields the protein MTQQNKTMNFLIHDANGHPQVIKVVQSTANKALGGIVSTTNAGGLKVFKTPSQESQVLSSNAQVLRTISLQSPSTPGQRLVTIPLQNTKLATTKSGEPVLTKTIQLTSAQMSDIKQAIVSQQQQQQQQSGNQQIVKDASGKTYISPILDHSGSRKRQDVEGGDFVPDKRRKTEKVGKGLRHFSMKVCEKVKKKGTTSYNEVADELVGEFTNPAHINSLTDQQYDQKNIRRRVYDALNVLMAMNIISKEKKEIRWLGLPTNSLQECLALEKDKKKKIERIKAKTQQLHQLILSHISFKNLVERNRANESLRGPPKPNSAIQLPFLIVNTSKKTVIDCSISNDKTEYLFNFNDKFEIHDDIEVLKQMGLAFGLEKGQCTEENLRKAKLMVPKSLEKYVEQLASGDLEKFIPVTIPGPSTSMEDLDTKLEGSRPPSSSHTSLSEDVLSPPSQYSEEDDEEEETDQDDQADSDLEVN from the exons ATGACGCAACAAAACAAAACGATGAACTTTCTCATACATGACGCGAACG GTCATCCACAAGTAATAAAAGTAGTGCAGAGTACAGCCAATAAGGCATTGGGTGGTATCGTCAGTACAACAAATGCAGGTGGCCTTAAAGTCTTTAAGACTCCGAGCCAAGAATCTCAG GTTTTGTCATCTAACGCACAAGTTCTTAGAACTATCAGTCTGCAGAGTCCTTCAACTCCTGGCCAAA GACTGGTTACAATCCCACTACAGAATACGAAGTTGGCAACAACCAAGTCTGGTGAGCCTGTACTGACCAAGACTATACAATTAACGTCTGCACAAATG agtgatataaaacaggcaatagtgtctcagcaacaacagcaacagcaacagtctGGTAATCAACAAATTGTCAAAGATGCAAGTGGTAAAACATATATCAGTCCAATATTGGATCACAGTGGTTCTAGGAAAAGACAAGATGTTGAGGGTGGTGATTTTGTACCAGA CAAACGGAGAAAAACAGAAAAAGTAGGTAAAGGATTACGCCATTTTTCAATGAAAGTTTGTGAAAAAGTTAAAAAGAAAGGAACGACCTCGTATAACGAAGTTGCAGATGAACTTGTTGGAGAATTTACTAATCCTGCTCATATAAACTCCTTAACAGaccag CAATATGATCAGAAGAACATTAGAAGACGTGTTTATGATGCTTTGAACGTTTTAATGGCGATGAATATCAtctcgaaagaaaaaaaagaaatcaggTGGTTAGGTTTGCCAACTAACTCTCTTCAGGAATGTTTGGCGCTTGAAAAagataaaaagaagaaaatcgaGAGGATCAAAGCGAAAACGCAACAATTACATCAGTTGATTCTCTCTCATATTTCTTTTAAGAATCTGGTGGAACGTAATCGTGCCAATGAGAGTCTACGCGGCCCACCAAAACCAAATTCTGCCATACAGCTGCCATTCCTGATTGTGAATACTAGCAAAAAGACTGTCATAGATTGCAGCATTTCAAATGACAA AACCGAGTACCTGTTCAATTTTAACGATAAGTTTGAAATTCATGACGATATTGAAGTTCTAAAGCAAATGGGTTTAGCTTTCG GTTTAGAAAAAGGGCAGTGCACTGAAGAAAATTTGCGAAAAGCCAAATTAATGGTTCCAAAATCTCTGGAAAAATATGTAGAAC AATTGGCATCTGGTGATTTGGAAAAGTTCATCCCAGTGACCATTCCTGGACCAAGTACTTCAATGGAAGACCTGGATACAAAATTAGAAGGCTCTCGACCACCTTCATCTTCTCATACTTCCCTCTCAGAGGATGTTCTGTCGCCACCCTCGCAATATTCTGAAGAGgatgatgaagaagaagaaactgATCAGGATGACCAAGCCGATAGTGATCTCGAAGTTAACTAG
- the Rpl13a gene encoding ribosomal protein L13A: MTGFSNKPILIDGRGHLLGRLAAIIAKTILQGNKVIVVRSEQLNISGNFFRNKLKFMSFLRKRCNVNPARGPFHFRAPSKILWKTVRGMIPHKTQRGKDALRRLKIYEGCPPPYDHRKRVVVPGAMRVMCLKPGRKYCHVGRLSHEVGWKYKAVVRTLENKRRVRSILEVQKRDKLKKLTKQAGQTVSKATAPYTAIINNFGYN, encoded by the exons ATGACTGGCTTCAGTAATAAG CCAATATTAATTGATGGCCGTGGCCATCTACTCGGTCGTTTGGCAGCAATTATTGCCAAAACGATCCTGCAAGGCAATAAAGTAATTGTTGTTCGTAGCGAACAACTTAATATCTCTGGTAATTTCTTCAG GAATAAATTGAAGTTTATGTCATTCTTACGCAAGAGGTGTAATGTAAATCCAGCTCGTGGACCCTTTCATTTCCGTGCACCTAGTAAAATACTTTGGAAAACAGTTCGTG GAATGATCCCACACAAAACACAAAGGGGAAAGGATGCTCTCAGACGGTTAAAAATTTATGAAGGTTGTCCACCACCATATGATCACAGGAAACGTGTTGTTGTACCAGGTGCTATGAGAGTTATGTGTCTTAAACCTGGTAGAAAG TATTGTCATGTAGGTAGGTTGTCTCATGAAGTTGGATGGAAATACAAGGCTGTGGTACGCACACTGGAAAATAAGAGACGCGTCAGATCAATTTTGGAGGTTCAAAAGAGAGACAAACTCAAG AAACTTACCAAGCAAGCTGGGCAAACCGTTTCCAAGGCTACAGCACCTTACACAGCCATTATTAATAATTTTGGATAcaattaa
- the Polr2m gene encoding RNA polymerase II subunit M yields MYPKKIINKIPGDLPSPPKKENQGYIEDLGRKSKLELEELLQRQDKILSNKAFISKLPDKGEKITVFRDKLLKELEHRDEVEKAANLLSRLNLASEGKAAMNELEWTGKYNEVKTTTKFVQLDSDDEEDPLKILAQPTGSGVHKKKVIHLQPEESLIKPEDLEEIESFKREPVEHITYIVNKIEKPLEKKNKEPFKPYKTTKSNVHDPEKEKQRKQNKHWEVTAATPPLIVHGAVKTINLNESLKLQIEQAEKLQEIQAKHAAERLAEQLGLHNIGPLPENVGNYRLQDEKETSSSSEDEEENEVHDEEDNDKAGTVVFTVDSIEH; encoded by the exons ATGTATCCAaagaaaataattaataaaataccAGGTGATCTGCCATCCCCTCCTAAAAAAGAAAATCAAGGATATATCGAAGATTTGGGAAGAAAATCAAAACTTGAATTAGAAGAATTATTGCAAAGACAAGATAAAATTCTTAGTAATAA AGCATTCATCTCTAAACTGCCAGACAAAGGAGAAAAGATTACAGTGTTTAGAGATAAGTTATTAAAAGAATTAGAGCATAGAGATGAAGTTGAAAAAGCAGCTAATCTTTTGTCACGATTGAATTTAGCATCCGAAGGTAAAGCTGCTATGAATGAATTGGAATGGACGGGTAAATATAATGAAGTAAAAACGACTACTAAATTTGTACAACTAGATAGTGATGATGAAGAAGACCCGTTGAAAATATTAGCGCAA CCTACAGGATCTGGCGTTCATAAAAAGAAAGTAATACATTTACAACCAGAGGAAAGCTTAATTAAGCCAGAAGACTTAGAGGAAATAGAATCTTTTAAAAGAGAACCTGTTGAACATATTACATACATCGTCAACAAAATTGAAAAAcctttagagaaaaaaaataaggAACCATTTAAACCATATAAAACAACTAAGTCTAATGTTCATGATCCAGAAAAAGAAAAGCAAAGGAAACAAAATAAACATTGGGAAGTTACAGCAGCAACACCTCCACTTATAGTTCATGGCGCAGTGAAGACTATAAACTTAAACGAATCATTGAAATTACAAATAGAACAAGCTGAAAAACTACAA GAAATTCAAGCTAAACATGCAGCAGAAAGATTAGCTGAACAACTTGGTTTACACAATATTGGTCCACTACCTGAAAATGTAGGTAATTATCGTCTACAAGACGAAAAAGAGACTAGTTCGTCTTCTGAAGATGAAGAAGAAAACGAAGTACACGACGAAGAAGATAATGATAAAGCAGGAACTGTTGTTTTTACAGTAGATAGTATAGAACATTAA
- the LOC143423487 gene encoding COP9 signalosome complex subunit 9 — MKPTLVADEMFPEGAGSYIELEEVGGSRLLVDLTASEKAVHADFFNDFDDLYDDDDLE, encoded by the exons ATGAAACCTACGCTGGTAGCAGATGAAATGTTTCCCGAAGGTGCTGGGTCTTACATTGAATTGGAAGAG GTCGGTGGTAGTCGATTATTAGTTGACCTAACTGCAAGTGAAAAAGCAGTTCATGCGGATTTTTTCAATG aTTTTGATGATCTCTATGATGATGATGATCTTGAATAA
- the LOC143423718 gene encoding uncharacterized protein LOC143423718 translates to MVVTLDRVGWPIESAQKVPCYVSRLNFFDRRRGGGSAFQGKVTKSSWKENRRSVRSGAKELGAPYSEAARFRKESSTLADAQARKDARSRARILRHTSASAT, encoded by the coding sequence ATGGTCGTTACTCTCGATCGCGTAGGATGGCCGATCGAATCTGCGCAGAAAGTGCCCTGTTACGTGTCGCGATTGAATTTTTTTGATCGAAGACGGGGCGGAGGTTCAGCCTTCCAGGGGAAGGTAACGAAGTCATCGTGGAAAGAAAACCGGCGATCCGTACGATCCGGTGCAAAAGAACTCGGTGCACCATATTCGGAAGCGGCACGGTTTCGCAAGGAAAGTTCCACGTTGGCCGATGCCCAGGCCAGGAAAGACGCGCGCTCTCGTGCGCGTATCTTACGGCATACTTCTGCTTCGGCTACGTGA
- the Sidl gene encoding SIDL trafficking protein particle complex subunit 10 isoform X1: protein MNCNGESSLGGERRLNNFMDIKPIITYAGDDKLFSTLENSLVQAIPADMAEWRRSFSRPVKQVKLGATFVPFTKDILPTEEDWHLIKQPIFHIYWTECSDIDTYKASVREDIDRWLKTLGEYHIHEWMIVIVETYDIKKTNKLLPRTTVLDKIRSDFAARNGDRCCAVINPIKSEMRSAESWRSLIVRIRYLMLVAYDKRLCHFEDVIREQRESRNHPTWNFCHYFLLQEELAFVLQMLGLYDEALVQYDELDALFTQFVLNSNLGDTPIWLNLFQTPLNNWGGVNLSNGTNHHLRHLLAECKASLLDLRSYLFSRQCAMLLALNKPWEVAQRCLSFVHNTLSELRILEVQRPEGSIECWSFLCALEVLQACQLSSHNIDNNQQLDLCSLHTASLWALARDKLGNLGKLCGLMPGSEPSSEQLHTVVYLIAGMGDSEPQIEGKLTPTDKLKEALSSKEAFKKQYLEHAELAMGTYKHVGRIRSARLIGKELAQFYSELGENQKAVAFLSDALKTYSSEGWNHLAAQTQLELAQCYKRMDDVEKYTKVCASIASLDVLHITVRNTYFEEMFGYMKMISSPEPLLIELGCAFVILSMEVKVMDKVVQDCVVNIEICMQSLFPREVKCTKASISVEEIQKPLLSNKKKGSKLPPEPSIPLLSKCTLEDMKPFDPSLLQLQVHSYLDYKEDKSLGSASVVHRNTKPVVRRSDSTKHRKPSVNAKGDFSKALSCNEFIVKPGTNTFTLTRRVDQPGFYKVGQLSLVIEEKLEFLSAFLNPRLCYEVAKTQPTISLKCGRDLLAGLIQNVDLIIMSGSIKITKEMKLKLRTSRGLVIQMDNSTGAMSKELEIPLPLCEPFQTIRLKFKVLAELPPKKDALSMEHKLNVQCPWGSEESILLHFGPPLMSNMKLHTAKQRKFLQIIVTGLTSQLLQLIEPELMTVTSIDVNFKSLNPIAGQRLVIGNGINVSFMWELEIGKDEKSLMPIKTDFRVKYIPISDTEEFNDLHTNDDPLQIHTLQRMEEASSLYRCYFDITDYVTLFTVSSKVEPAGNGGEFCRAGSMCHLYLTVTRMLPTPNPNPSPQLMYEVLADQAMWAVCGRTAGIVSLEVLKKQRVTLDVMPLTSGYLPLPVVRLSRYIPAPESKSDTIRKSEIASSSRLEPFSPGQVYNASKAQQVHVLPAAPSEVN, encoded by the exons atgaattgcaatGGGGAGTCGTCTTTGGGTGGTGAACGTAGATTGAATAACTTTATGGATATCAAACCAATTATTACGT ATGCAGGAGATGACAAATTATTTTCTACATTGGAGAACAGTTTGGTTCAAGCCATACCTGCTGATATGGCGGAATGGCGTAGATCATTTAGCAGACCAGTTAAGCAAGTCAAACTTGGGGCAACTTTTGTGCCCTTCACAAAGGATATTTTGCCAACTGAGGAAGATTGGCATTTGATAAAACAACCaatattccatatctattggaCTGAATGTTCT GACATAGATACTTACAAAGCAAGTGTCAGGGAGGATATAGATAGGTGGTTAAAAACATTAGGAGAATATCACATTCATGAGTGGATGATTGTTATAGTAGAAACTTATGATATAAAAAAGACTAATAAGTTATTACCTAGAACAACGGTTCTAGATAAAATTCGCAGTGATTTTGCTGCCAGAAATGGTGATAG ATGTTGTGCTGTAATAAATCCAATAAAATCAGAGATGCGTTCAGCTGAATCATGGAGAAGTTTAATTGTTCGCATTCGTTATTTAATGCTTGTTGCATATGATAAAAGACTATGTCACTTTGAAGATGTTATTAGGGAACAAAGAGAAAGTAGAAATCATCCAACTTGGAATTTTTGTCACTACTTTTTATTACAG GAAGAACTTGCATTTGTTCTGCAAATGTTAGGATTGTACGATGAAGCATTAGTGCAATATGATGAATTAGATGCTCTTTTTACACAATTTGTGCTTAATTCAAACTTAGGAG ATACACCAATTTGGTTAAATCTATTTCAAACTCCTTTGAATAATTGGGGTGGTGTTAATTTAAGCAATGGTACAAATCATCATTTAAGACATCTTTTGGCTGAATGTAAAGCATCATTATTAGATCTTAGAAGTTATTTATTCAGTAGACAGTGTGCCATGTTACTAGCGCTTAACAAACCGTGGGAG GTTGCGCAAAGGTGCTTATCATTTGTTCATAACACATTAAGCGAACTACGTATATTAGAAGTTCAACGACCTGAAGGATCCATTGAATGTTGGTCTTTTCTTTGTGCATTAGAGGTATTGCAAGCCTGTCAATTATCATCCCATAATATTGATAATAATCAACAACTAGACCTCTGCTCTTTACATACAGCCAGTCTATGGGCTCTTGCTAGGGATAAA CTGGGAAATTTAGGGAAATTATGTGGTTTAATGCCTGGAAGTGAACCTTCTAGTGAACAACTGCATACAGTTGTTTATCTTATTGCTGGTATGGGCGATTCTGAGCCTCAGATAGAAGGAAAATTAACACCTACCGATAAATTGAAAGAGGCGCTTTCGTCAAAAGAGGCATTTAAGAAACAATATCTTGAACATGCAGAATTAGCTATGGGTACTTATAAGCATGTAGGTCGGATTCGATCAGCCAGACTAATAGGGAAAGAACTAGCACAATTTTATAGCGAACTTGGCGAGAACCAAAAAGCAGTGGCATTTTTGTCAGATGCTTTGAAAACTTACAGTAGTGAAGGTTGGAATCACTTAGCAGCACAAACTCAACTTGAATTGGCGCAATGTTATAAAAGAATGGATGATGTTGAGAAATACACGAAAGTCTGTGCCTCTATTGCTAGTTTAGATGTACTGCACATCACTGTCCGTAATACATACTTTGAAGAAATGTTTGGGTACATGAAAATGATCTCATCACCAGAACCATTACTCATTGAACTTGGATGTGCTTTTGTGATACTCAGTATGGAAGTTAAAGTGATGGATAAAGTAGTGCAAGATTGCGTTGTCAATATTGAGATATGTATGCAAAGTTTATTTCCTAGAGAAGTGAAATGTACTAAAGCTTCTATATCTGTTGAAGAAATTCAAAAACCCCTATTATCTAATAAGAAAAAGGGTTCAAAACTACCACCTGAACCATCAATTCCTTTATTATCAAAATGTACTTTAGAAGATATGAAACCGTTTGATCCAAGTTTACTTCAATTACAAGTACATTCGTATTTAGATTATAAAGAAGACAAAAGTCTTGGATCTGCTAGTGTGGTGCATAGAAATACTAAACCTGTCGTAAGACGTTCTGAcagtacaaaacatagaaaaccATCTGTTAATGCAAAAGGTGATTTTAGTAAAGCATTATCATGTAACGAATTTATTGTAAAACCAGGTACAAATACATTCACGTTAACCAGACGCGTCGATCAACCTGGTTTCTATAAAGTCGGCCAACTGTCGTTGGTTATTGAGGAAAAATTAGAATTTTTATCGGCCTTTTTAAATCCTCGATTATGCTACGAAGTAGCTAAAACCCAACCTACGATTTCGTTAAAATGTGGTAGAGATTTATTGGCAGGCCTTATTCAAAACGTCGATTTGATTATTATGAGTGGGAGTATAAAAATAACAAAAGAAATGAAACTTAAATTACGTACATCTAGAGGATTAGTAATACAAATGGATAATTCAACAGGAGCAATGTCTAAAGAATTAGAAATACCACTGCCACTTTGTGAACCATTTCAAACAATACGATTAAAATTTAAAGTTTTAGCCGAATTACCACCAAAGAAAGATGCATTATCAATGGAACACAAG TTGAATGTTCAATGTCCATGGGGTTCAGAAGAAAGCATACTTTTGCATTTTGGCCCACCACTTATGTCCAATATGAAACTTCACACAGCAAAACAAAGAAAATTTCTTCAAATAATTGTGACAGGATTAACAAGTCAACTTCTACAACTAATTGAACCAGAATTAATGACAGTAACATCAATAGATGTTAATTTTAAAAGTTTAAATCCTATTGCCGGCCAGAGGCTAGTAATAGGTAATGgaataaatgtatcatttatgtgGGAACTTGAAATTGGTAAAGATGAGAAGTCTCTGATGCCAATAAAGACTGATTTTCGTGTAAAATACATACCAATCAGTGATACTGAAGAATTTAACGATTTGCATACCAACGATGACCCACTACAAATACACACATTACAAAGAATGGAAGAAGCATCTAGTCTTTATAGATGTTATTTTGACATTACAGATTATGTG ACTTTATTTACAGTGTCTTCAAAAGTTGAACCAGCTGGAAATGGAGGTGAATTTTGTCGTGCTGGTAGCATGTGCCATCTTTATCTCACAGTAACACGTATGTTACCTACTCCTAATCCAAATCCTTCACCACAATTAATGTATGAGGTTCTTGCCGATCAAGCTATGTGGGCTGTATGTGGTCGTACTGCTGGTATTGTGTCTTTGGAAGTATTAAAAAAACAAAGAGTCACATTAGACGTGATGCCATTAACCAGCGGTTATTTACCTCTTCCCGTTGTTAGATTGTCTCGATATATTCCAGCACCCGAGTCTAAAAGTG ATACGATTCGTAAAAGTGAAATAGCTTCTAGTTCAAGACTAGAACCATTCAGTCCTGGCCAAGTTTACAATGCTAGTAAAGCACAGCAAGTTCATGTTCTACCAGCGGCACCTTCAGAAGTAAACTAA
- the Nop10 gene encoding nop10 ribonucleoprotein yields MYLMYYLNETGDRVYTLKKIDPYGKPTLSAHPARFSPEDKYSRERITLKRRFGLLLTQQPLPTY; encoded by the exons atgtatttaatgTATTATTTGAATGAAACTGGAGATCGAGTATATACGTTAAAG AAAATCGATCCTTATGGAAAACCGACCCTATCAGCTCATCCag CTCGATTTTCTCCAGAAGATAAATATTCCAGGGAAAGAATAACATTGAAACGTAGATTTGGATTGTTACTCACGCAACAGCCACTTCCGACTTATTAA